Proteins encoded in a region of the bacterium genome:
- the rocD gene encoding ornithine--oxo-acid transaminase, which translates to MKTRKFIEMEDRYGAHNYRPLDIVIRKAEGIWVEDVEGKRYLDCLAAYSAVNQGHCHPRLLNAFRRQAARCTLTSRAFRNDQLPLFYRELTELTGYSRALPMNTGAEAVETAIKAARKWGYRIKGVRKDKAEIIVCAGNFHGRTTTIVGFSTEAQYKDGFGPFTPGFTVIPFGDVKALAKAITPDTVAFLVEPIQGEAGIIMPPRGFLRKAAALCRERNVLLLVDEIQSGLGRTGKLFAYEWEGVRPDGVIIGKALSGGFYPVSAFLADDELMGVFKPGDHGSTFGGNPLGCAVAREALKVLIEDRLVQNSLKQGAYFMEKLRGVDAKSIEKVRGVGLWIGLVLDRPARPYCEALMAEGLLCKETHENVIRIAPPLTLQRKDVNWAMKRIEKVFKTLG; encoded by the coding sequence ATGAAGACGCGGAAGTTCATCGAGATGGAGGACAGGTACGGGGCCCACAACTACCGCCCCCTGGACATCGTCATCAGGAAGGCCGAAGGAATCTGGGTGGAGGACGTCGAGGGCAAGCGCTACCTGGACTGCCTGGCCGCCTACAGCGCCGTGAATCAGGGGCATTGCCATCCCCGCCTGCTGAACGCGTTCCGACGCCAAGCCGCCCGGTGCACCCTGACCAGCCGGGCCTTCCGCAACGATCAGCTGCCGTTGTTCTACCGGGAGCTCACCGAGCTGACCGGCTACAGCCGCGCGCTGCCCATGAACACCGGGGCCGAAGCGGTCGAGACGGCCATCAAGGCCGCGCGCAAGTGGGGTTACCGGATCAAGGGCGTCAGGAAGGACAAGGCCGAGATCATCGTCTGCGCCGGCAACTTCCACGGGCGCACCACGACCATCGTGGGTTTCAGCACCGAGGCCCAGTACAAGGACGGCTTCGGTCCCTTCACACCGGGCTTCACGGTCATCCCCTTCGGCGACGTCAAGGCCCTCGCGAAGGCCATCACGCCCGACACCGTCGCCTTCCTGGTCGAGCCCATCCAGGGCGAAGCCGGCATCATCATGCCCCCGCGGGGCTTCCTCCGGAAGGCCGCGGCCCTCTGCAGGGAGCGCAACGTCCTGCTGCTCGTCGACGAGATCCAGAGCGGCCTGGGCCGCACCGGCAAGCTGTTCGCCTACGAGTGGGAGGGCGTGCGCCCCGACGGCGTGATCATCGGCAAGGCGCTCAGCGGCGGCTTCTACCCCGTGAGCGCGTTCCTGGCCGACGACGAGCTCATGGGCGTCTTCAAGCCCGGCGACCACGGCTCGACCTTCGGCGGCAACCCCCTGGGCTGTGCCGTCGCCCGCGAGGCGCTGAAGGTACTGATCGAGGACAGGCTGGTGCAGAACTCGCTGAAGCAGGGCGCGTACTTCATGGAGAAGCTGCGCGGCGTCGACGCCAAGAGCATCGAGAAGGTGCGCGGTGTGGGCCTGTGGATCGGGCTGGTGCTGGACCGTCCGGCCCGCCCCTACTGCGAGGCGCTCATGGCCGAGGGCCTGCTCTGCAAGGAGACACACGAGAACGTGATCCGCATCGCCCCGCCGTTGACACTGCAGCGCAAGGACGTCAACTGGGCCATGAAGAGGATCGAGAAGGTGTTCAAGACGCTGGGCTGA
- a CDS encoding transcriptional regulator has product MSQSPPSTAAAGGGAPLSPLIHGRARLLILSHLIRVGPTPFTELRVLLSMTDGTLSVHLAKLAEGGVVEIAKEFVGKRPRTQLKVTRRGRAMFNRYVQELRDIVPGLAD; this is encoded by the coding sequence GTGAGCCAGTCCCCACCATCCACGGCTGCGGCCGGGGGTGGCGCGCCCCTGTCGCCTTTGATCCACGGCCGGGCGCGTCTGCTCATCCTGTCCCACCTGATCCGGGTCGGCCCGACCCCGTTCACCGAGTTGCGCGTACTGCTGAGCATGACCGACGGCACCTTGTCGGTCCATCTCGCCAAGCTCGCAGAGGGGGGGGTGGTGGAGATCGCCAAGGAGTTCGTGGGCAAGCGGCCGCGGACCCAGCTCAAGGTCACCCGCCGCGGACGCGCCATGTTCAACCGCTACGTGCAGGAATTGCGGGACATCGTCCCCGGCCTGGCGGATTGA